A region of the Serinicoccus profundi genome:
TGCCGGAGGCCGCGCAGCGCTACGTCGAGCGGCTGGAGGAGCTCATCGGCGCCCGGATCTCGGTCATCGGGATCGGTCCCGGGCGCGACGAGGTCATCGTCCGGCACGACCTTCTCGGGCGCGAGGAGGCCTGACCCTGCCGGAGGCTCGTGCTCGCAGGCGCACGCCTGGGGTGACGACCTCGGAGGCGTGCCGTTCCCCGCAGGCGCGGTCTGCCGGCGGTGGACGCCGGGCACCCCGCTGCGCGGCGGCATACTGTGTCCTCCATGGATGTGACCGTCACCACCACCTTCGACGCGCCGCGGCCGCTGGTCGCCGCGATCGCGGGTGACCCCGACCAGGCGATGCGGTGGTATGCCAACATCCGTTCCGTGCGCTGGCAGTCGGCGCCGGAGGTGGTCGAGGGCGCCCGGGTCGACTTCGTGGCGCGCTTCCTCGGGCGGCAGCTGGCCTACACCTACGAGATCGTCGACCTGGTGCCGGACGAGCGGCTCGTCATGCGGACCGACGACGGTCCGTTCCCGATGGAGACGACCTACACGTGGTGGGACGAGGACCCGGCGCAGGAGGGTGGGCCGGCGCGCACCGGGATGAGCCTGCGCAACGCCGGCCGCCCCAAGGCGATGACGACGCTCGCCTCCGGCGCGGTGACGCTTGGGATGAAGCGGGCCATGCGCCGCGACCTGGAGCGCCTGCGGCTGGTGCTGCGCGAGGCGCAGGACGCGCCCCCCGACGACGGACCGACCACGGCCTAGCACGACCTTCATCGGCGAACTTCCCGATGAAGCCCGTGCTATCCCGTGGTCACTCCCGCAGGGGCGGGCGGGGCAGGGCGGGGTTGGGCGGGCGAGGGGGACGGGGTATGCCGTGGGGACAGGTGGGGAGGGCCGCGCTCAGGCGGGGAGGTCGGCGGTGAGCCGGGGGAGGGCCCGCTCGAGCGGGCCGGGCAGGGTGGCGCCGAAGGGGTCCACGGTGACCGGGGCGCCCCGGCGGGTGGGGCGCTTCCAGGTGCCGAAGGCCTTGCCGGCGCTGACCACGGTGGGGCGGAACACGCCGTTGCGCCCCGGCACCACCAGCTCCTCCTCGGCCCGGTCGAGGACGGCCCGGCGGTCGCCGTAGCCGAGGACCAGCTCGTCGAACCCGGGCAGGAGCAGGGGTGCCGCGCTGGGTCGGGAGGACTCGGCGTGCCGCGCGAGCACCTGCGGGTCGACCCAGTGCTCGACGCCGTCGACCTCGATGACCTCGAGCTCCTCCCTCGCGGCGGGGAGGACGGGCGCGAGGTCGCGCTTGAGCAGCTTGGTCCACCAGAGGAAGTCGGCGGCGGGGACCGGCCCGTGGCTGCGGACGTAGCGGGTGAACCACTCGGCGACCGCCTCCTCGCCGGCCAGCG
Encoded here:
- a CDS encoding SRPBCC family protein; this encodes MDVTVTTTFDAPRPLVAAIAGDPDQAMRWYANIRSVRWQSAPEVVEGARVDFVARFLGRQLAYTYEIVDLVPDERLVMRTDDGPFPMETTYTWWDEDPAQEGGPARTGMSLRNAGRPKAMTTLASGAVTLGMKRAMRRDLERLRLVLREAQDAPPDDGPTTA